In Methylobacterium aquaticum, the following are encoded in one genomic region:
- the egtD gene encoding L-histidine N(alpha)-methyltransferase, producing MTAPLPHLEQTPARIIDRSFLQDVVAGLRAPQKHLSAKYFYDRRGSDLFEQITRLPEYYPTRTELAILDSYGPEIAAGLPPGAALVEFGSGSTAKVRRLLPHLTDLSTYVPIDVSEEFLRSEAEELGRDFPRLRVEPVAADFTKPVTLPDDLRDAPKVGFFPGSTIGNFEPEIAAALLGSFARTLGAGATLIVGIDLVKDKAVLDAAYDDAAGVTAAFNLNLLARINRELGADFDLDAFAHQAFFDENLGRIEMHLVSRRSQLVTVAGVPFHFASGETIHTENSYKYTVPGFRALARGAGWEHARVWTDPDALFSVHALTASTIRRH from the coding sequence GTGACCGCCCCGCTTCCCCATCTCGAACAGACCCCCGCCCGCATCATCGACCGGAGCTTCCTCCAGGACGTGGTCGCGGGCCTGCGCGCGCCGCAAAAGCATCTGTCGGCCAAGTATTTCTACGATCGGCGCGGCTCGGATCTGTTCGAGCAGATCACCCGCCTGCCGGAATACTATCCCACCCGGACGGAGCTCGCGATCCTCGACAGCTACGGCCCCGAGATCGCCGCCGGGCTCCCGCCGGGGGCGGCCCTGGTCGAGTTCGGCAGCGGCTCCACCGCCAAGGTGCGCCGCCTGCTGCCGCACCTCACCGATCTCAGCACTTACGTCCCGATCGACGTCTCGGAGGAGTTCCTGCGCAGCGAGGCCGAGGAACTCGGCCGCGACTTCCCGCGCCTGCGGGTCGAGCCGGTGGCGGCGGACTTCACCAAGCCGGTCACCCTGCCCGACGACCTGCGGGACGCGCCCAAGGTCGGCTTCTTCCCCGGCTCGACGATCGGCAATTTCGAGCCCGAGATCGCCGCGGCGCTCCTCGGCAGCTTCGCCCGGACGCTGGGGGCCGGAGCGACGCTGATCGTCGGCATCGACCTCGTGAAGGACAAGGCGGTGCTGGACGCGGCCTACGACGATGCCGCCGGGGTGACGGCGGCCTTCAACCTCAACCTGCTCGCCCGCATCAACCGGGAGCTCGGCGCCGATTTCGACCTCGACGCCTTCGCCCATCAGGCCTTCTTCGACGAGAATCTCGGGCGGATCGAGATGCATCTGGTGAGCCGGCGCAGCCAGCTCGTCACCGTGGCGGGGGTGCCGTTCCACTTCGCCTCCGGCGAGACGATCCACACCGAGAACAGCTACAAGTACACGGTGCCGGGTTTCCGGGCGCTCGCCCGCGGCGCCGGCTGGGAGCATGCCCGGGTCTGGACCGATCCCGACGCCCTGTTCTCGGTCCACGCGCTCACCGCCAGCACCATCCGGCGGCACTGA
- a CDS encoding VWA domain-containing protein — protein MAGSDLDRARGAAVDAFLETARQVAAPSRDVPRLIFALDATMSRQPTWDLACGVQAGMFEATARLGGLSVQLVYFRGFSECRASRFVADARALTGLMRAVTCQGGQTQIGRVLRHARNEAGRGPVKALVLVGDAIEEDIDDLCGVAGELGLLGLPAFCFHEGPDPTVAAGFSEIARLSGGSAARFDLTAPEVLAALLRAAAIYATRGLDGLRLAAHEDAAARRLLAGMTGG, from the coding sequence ATGGCCGGGTCCGACCTCGACCGGGCGCGGGGTGCGGCGGTCGACGCCTTCCTGGAGACGGCGCGGCAGGTCGCGGCGCCCTCTCGCGACGTGCCGCGGCTGATCTTCGCGCTGGACGCCACGATGAGCCGGCAGCCGACCTGGGACCTCGCCTGCGGGGTCCAGGCCGGGATGTTCGAGGCGACGGCCCGGCTCGGCGGGCTGTCGGTGCAGCTCGTCTATTTCCGGGGCTTTTCCGAGTGCCGGGCCTCGCGCTTCGTCGCCGACGCCCGGGCGCTCACCGGCCTGATGCGGGCCGTGACCTGCCAGGGCGGCCAGACCCAGATCGGCCGGGTCCTGCGCCACGCCCGCAACGAGGCCGGGCGCGGCCCGGTCAAGGCCCTGGTGCTGGTCGGCGACGCGATCGAGGAGGACATCGACGACCTGTGCGGCGTCGCCGGCGAACTCGGCCTCCTCGGCCTGCCGGCCTTCTGCTTTCACGAGGGCCCCGATCCCACGGTCGCCGCGGGTTTCTCGGAGATCGCCCGGCTGAGCGGCGGTTCTGCCGCCCGCTTCGACCTCACGGCGCCCGAGGTGCTGGCCGCGCTCCTGCGCGCCGCGGCGATCTACGCCACCCGGGGACTCGACGGATTGCGCCTGGCCGCGCATGAGGATGCGGCGGCGCGCCGGCTCCTCGCCGGCATGACCGGCGGGTAG
- a CDS encoding DnaJ domain-containing protein: MIALGLGVLVLVGLWWLGRHYSTANPAVIARVIRQAGGWLALAAAALLFLRGRFDMAGALGLGGAWLLGWRQGSPLPFGLGRMGNLGGWFGLGTAGPRPDAVSRVRSARLEMELDHASGAMRGTVLAGPLAGQALDGLPLPRLVALLSECRSGDPDGARLLEAYLDRRFAGWRVDAEADRDPGPRGTAQPGPMTEEEAYQILGLQRGAPLEEVRRAHRTLMKRLHPDQGGSDYLAARVNAAKDFLLNRHR; the protein is encoded by the coding sequence ATGATCGCCCTCGGACTCGGTGTCCTGGTCCTCGTCGGCCTCTGGTGGCTCGGCCGCCACTATTCCACCGCCAATCCCGCGGTGATCGCGCGGGTGATCCGCCAGGCCGGCGGCTGGCTGGCGCTGGCCGCGGCGGCCCTCCTGTTCCTGCGCGGGCGCTTCGACATGGCCGGGGCGCTCGGCCTCGGCGGCGCCTGGCTGCTCGGCTGGCGCCAGGGCTCGCCCCTTCCCTTCGGCCTGGGGCGGATGGGCAATCTCGGTGGCTGGTTCGGCCTCGGCACTGCCGGCCCGCGGCCGGACGCCGTCTCGCGGGTGCGCTCCGCCCGGCTGGAGATGGAGCTGGACCATGCCAGCGGCGCGATGCGCGGCACGGTGCTCGCCGGTCCGCTGGCCGGCCAGGCCCTCGACGGTTTGCCGCTGCCGCGCCTCGTCGCGCTCCTGTCCGAGTGCCGCTCGGGCGACCCGGACGGCGCCCGGCTGCTAGAGGCGTATCTGGACCGCCGGTTTGCCGGATGGCGCGTAGACGCTGAGGCTGACCGCGACCCGGGGCCGCGCGGTACGGCGCAGCCAGGGCCGATGACGGAGGAGGAGGCCTATCAGATCCTGGGGCTTCAGCGCGGGGCGCCCCTCGAGGAGGTGCGCCGGGCGCACCGGACCCTGATGAAGCGGCTGCACCCGGACCAGGGCGGGTCCGACTACCTGGCGGCCCGTGTCAACGCGGCCAAGGACTTTCTGCTCAACCGACATCGCTGA